AGGGCTAGGAAACCTTGGGCCAGCGGCGCGGGGTGCGGCGCTCGAAGGCCAGGCCCTCCGGCGTGTCGGCCAGGCGCACGGCCGCCTGGACCCGCACGGCCTGGAGTTCCAGCCGCGTGCGGCCCCGGTCATTTGTACGCTCGATGGCGGCGATGACCACCGGCACCCGCAGGCCCCGGCGTTCGGCCCGCAGCAGGGCCTCCATCTCCGGCAAGCCGTCCGTCAGGTGACCGCTGACGAGCGCGGCCCCGGCGGCCCCGGCCGCCTCCCCCGTGCCGTTTGGGGAGAGCGCGTCCAGCACCGGAATGCCGCGTGCGCGGGCGATGGCCCGGGCGAGGCTCAGCCCCTCGGGCAACGCCAGCAGGACGTCCACTTCGGGAAGGGTGGCGGCAAACAGCCCGGCGAGGTCTTCCCACTCGCGCTCCGGTAGGGCGGCCAGCCGGGCGCGCAGCCGGGCCTCGGAAGGGAGAGTCTCCGCGACGGCGTCCCGGAAGGCGAGGTTCATACCCCAGCGTACACTGTAAAAAACTTCACGTCACGCCGTTTTGCCTCCCCTTCTGGGGGTGGCCCGCCTCGCTGGACGCCCTCAACGGGGAACCGGCGACTGGCGTAGGGTAATTCCAATGCAAGCGACCGCTGCCTACACCGCCGCCCGTCACGCCACAGCCATAGCGGTGGCGGTCACGGCAGGCCACTTCATCAACGACGCCTACGGGGCGATGCTCACGCCCCTGACGCCCGCCCTCCAGGGCAAGTTCGGCGTGAGTATCGCCGCCGTCACCCTGCTCTCCAGCGTCTACAGTCTCACCAGCAGCGTGCTACAACCGCTGCTCGGCATCCTGGGCGAGCGGGTGGACCGCCGTTACGCCGCCGCGCTCGGCCCCCTCATGACCGGCCTGGGCCTCACGCTGCTGGGCTTCGTGCCCTGGTTCGGGGCGCTGGTGCTGCTGGTCGCGGTGGCGGGCTTCGGCAGCGGGTTCTTTCACCCTTCGGGCGCCGCCTATGTGGCCCTGAACAGCCCACCGCAGAAGCGGGGCCTGTGGGCCAGCTTATTCAGCGCGGGCGGCACGGCGGGGATGGCGCTGGGGCCAGTGTTCGCGGGTGTGGGCCTGACACATCTGCCCTGGTTCGCCCTGATCGGGGCCGTGGTCGCCGCGCTGACCTTCGCCGTCACGCCTTCCAGCCTGGCCGGGGGCCGCCGCGTCGGCATGGCCGAGTATGCCCGCATCTTCCGGGGGCCGCTGGTGTGGCTGTGGGGCATGGCGGTGCTGCGCTCGCTCGCCAGCATGGGCTACAACGCGATGCTGCCCTTCATCCTGATGAACCGGGGCTTCGGCATGCGCGAGGTCGGGATCACGCTGGCCGTGTACGCCATTGCCAGTGCGGTCGGCGGGATCGTCGGCGGCCGGGCCAGCGACCGCTACGGCCGGGTGCCGGTGCTCCGTTCGGCCATCCTCAGCACCATTCCCCCCTTTGCCCTGCTGATCATGTCCAGCCCCGCGAACTGGTGGTTTTATCCCCTCACGTTCCTGGTGGGGGCGGCGGTCAATGCGAGCATTCCGGTCGGCGTGGTCGCCGCGCAGGAGTACGCGCCGGGCCATGTCGCCGTCGCCAGCTCGATCATGATGGGCTTTTCGTGGGGTTTCGCCGGGTTGCTGGTGTTTCTGGTCGGGGCATTGGCGGACGGCACCACGCCGACCATCGCCGCGCTCGTCAGTCTGACGCTCCTGATTCCGAGTGCGCTGATTGCTTACCGCTTGCCGGAACCTCGGAAGGCGGCGTTCGAGTAGGTGGGAGGGAAGGCGGCCCGGGCGTGAGGTCCGGGCCGCTTTGCTGTTGAGGGCAGCGGGGAGCGGCGCTGGGCAAGAGCGGTTCCGGCAAGCGGCGGGCTTGGAGGGGCCGCTGACGTGTCCGGCCTCGACGCCAGGCTTCGCCCAGTTGGAAGGCCTCGGCGCGCAGCGCGCCGAACGGCTCGGCTGCCTGGAAAGTGGAGTGGGAAGGCGGGAATCGGCCACCGGCTAACCCGGTTTAAAAGATCAGGATTGACGCTAAGAGAAAAGCTTGTAGGACGCTGTTTTTGCTCCTCCCCCTTGAGGGGGGACTGGTACAGCTCGCACCGCGAGAGGCTGGGAGGGGGTGAACGGGCGGAGCGTCCCAGCGCCACCTTTTCCTCAACTCCCCCGATATTCCAGGTCAGAGTTCCGCGTAAGTCCTGAGATCAGGGCAGGAGCAGCCCCGTATGCGAGAGCATGTAGGAACCTTTTGCTCCCTCCCAGCTACGCCGGAAAGAACCTACCCTGCCCCGCCTCCCCCTCACCCCCGCCCCTCCCGCTGCCGCCGCACGAACGCCAGAAACTCCTCCTGGCCCAGCGTGTTCACGACCTTTTCTGGCGTCAGGCCCGCTTTCCGGGCGACGGCAACGCCATAACGGGTGTCGCCCAACCCCGCTGGAACATGGGCGTCCGTGTTGATGGCGAAGGTGAGGCGGTCGCGCCAGCGCAGGGCGAAGCGCCAGTCGAGGTCCAGGCGGGCGGGGTTGGCGTTGATCTCCACGACGGTGCCGCTCCCGGCAGCCGCGGCCAGTACGGCGTCCAGATCAAGCGCGTAGCCGGGGCGGCGCAGCAGCAGGCGGCCCGTGGGGTGTCCCAGAATGGTGATCAGGGGGTGCGAGACGGCCCGCACCAGCCGGTCGGTCTGCCGCCCCGCGTCCAGCGTGAAATGGCTGTGGACGCTCGCCACCACGTAGTCCAGGGTCAGCAGTTCCTCGTCGGGGTAGTCCAGCGAGCCGTCTTCGAGGATGTCCACCTCCGCGCCCGCCAGGATCGGCAAGCCCGCCCGCTGAAGCTCGCGGATTTCGCGCACGTAGGCCCGCAGGCGCTCAATGCTCATGCCGTTCGCGTAGTGCGCGGCGCGCGAGTGGTCGCCGGTGCCCAGGAAAGTCCCACCAGAAGGCCCGCCCAGCCTGACCGCCTCCTCCACCATCTCGGGGAGGGTCGCCGCGCCGTCGGACCAGACGGAGTGGGTGTGCAGCATTCCTTTCAGGTCGGCTGCCGTGACCAGTTCGGCGGGTGGGGGCAGCGTCTCCCAGACCTCGTTATGTTCGGGGTCGCGGTACTCGGCGGGGCGCAGGGGGAGGTCCAGGGCGCGGGTCACGTCCCCTTCGGTGGGCGTCGGGATGAGGACGCCTTCCCGTTTCAGGCCCCGCCCGCTGAGGTCGAAGCCCTGCGCTCTCGCCTTCGCGCGCAGGGACTCGCGGTACTCGGAGCCCCCGCCCATCATCAGGTCGAGGGCGCCGCGTGCCCCGGCGGGGGCATAGGCGATTTCCACCGGCACGCCGTCCAGCCTCCCCGACAGCAGCGGTTTGGGGTCCACTGGGGCGAGGTCAGCCACCCGGCCTGCCAGTCTTGCCGTCACTTCGTCGGCAGTCCCGGTCACGGTCAAGCGGCTGGTCCGGACCGTCTCCAGACCGCGCCGGGCGTCCCCGGCCACACGCGCCTCCAGCCCGTCCAGCCAGGCGGCCAGCGTCTCCGACACGTCCAGCCCGGTCGAGAGGTGCTGGCGGTCCTGCGCGCCCAGCACGAACTCCACCGCCTCCAGAATCGCCCCGGCACTCTTGGCACCGAAGCCCTTCAGCGCCGCCACCCGTCCGTCCCGCGCCGCCTCGCGCAGCGTTTCCAGCGAGTCGATGCCCGCGTCCCACAAAGCGCGAATCTTCTTCGGTCCCAGGCCCCGCACGCGGAAAAGGCCCATCACGCCGGGGTCGACCTGAGCCGCGGCCTCTTCCAGCGGTGTGAAGACGCCGGTGGTGGCAAAGGCGGTGAGGTCGGCGGCGATGGCCTTTCCGACCTTCGGCACGCCCGCAAAGCCCGTCGCCACGAGGTCCGCGACCGGCGTCTCGGTCGCTTCCAGGCTGCGGGCCGCGCCCCGGTAGGCGTTCGCGCGGAAAGGCTCCTGCCCCAGCACGTCCAGGAGGTCGGCAGTGGTGTTCAGCGCCCCCACGAGCTGCTTGCGGGTGACTTCAGCCACGGCGCACCCTCCCCGAGTAGGTCACCACGGACCCGCCCGCGTCCTGAATCTGCTTCAGGGCGTCCACGAACCGGAACCCGACTTCCTGCGGCGTGTGCGCGTCGCTGCCCAGCACAAAAGGAATGTTCCGTTCGGCAGCGGCGCGGGTCAGCTCCGGCGAGGGGTACGCCTCCGCGACCGGCTTGCGCCAGCCCGCCGTGTTGAAGTCCAGCGCGAGGCCGGATTCGGCCGCCACGTCCAGGGCGTGCAACGCTGCCGAGCCTGCCGGGTCGCGGTGCCCGAACTTCT
The window above is part of the Deinococcus metallilatus genome. Proteins encoded here:
- a CDS encoding MFS transporter, with protein sequence MQATAAYTAARHATAIAVAVTAGHFINDAYGAMLTPLTPALQGKFGVSIAAVTLLSSVYSLTSSVLQPLLGILGERVDRRYAAALGPLMTGLGLTLLGFVPWFGALVLLVAVAGFGSGFFHPSGAAYVALNSPPQKRGLWASLFSAGGTAGMALGPVFAGVGLTHLPWFALIGAVVAALTFAVTPSSLAGGRRVGMAEYARIFRGPLVWLWGMAVLRSLASMGYNAMLPFILMNRGFGMREVGITLAVYAIASAVGGIVGGRASDRYGRVPVLRSAILSTIPPFALLIMSSPANWWFYPLTFLVGAAVNASIPVGVVAAQEYAPGHVAVASSIMMGFSWGFAGLLVFLVGALADGTTPTIAALVSLTLLIPSALIAYRLPEPRKAAFE
- a CDS encoding helix-hairpin-helix domain-containing protein; translation: MAEVTRKQLVGALNTTADLLDVLGQEPFRANAYRGAARSLEATETPVADLVATGFAGVPKVGKAIAADLTAFATTGVFTPLEEAAAQVDPGVMGLFRVRGLGPKKIRALWDAGIDSLETLREAARDGRVAALKGFGAKSAGAILEAVEFVLGAQDRQHLSTGLDVSETLAAWLDGLEARVAGDARRGLETVRTSRLTVTGTADEVTARLAGRVADLAPVDPKPLLSGRLDGVPVEIAYAPAGARGALDLMMGGGSEYRESLRAKARAQGFDLSGRGLKREGVLIPTPTEGDVTRALDLPLRPAEYRDPEHNEVWETLPPPAELVTAADLKGMLHTHSVWSDGAATLPEMVEEAVRLGGPSGGTFLGTGDHSRAAHYANGMSIERLRAYVREIRELQRAGLPILAGAEVDILEDGSLDYPDEELLTLDYVVASVHSHFTLDAGRQTDRLVRAVSHPLITILGHPTGRLLLRRPGYALDLDAVLAAAAGSGTVVEINANPARLDLDWRFALRWRDRLTFAINTDAHVPAGLGDTRYGVAVARKAGLTPEKVVNTLGQEEFLAFVRRQREGRG